One part of the Bradyrhizobium sp. CB1650 genome encodes these proteins:
- a CDS encoding DUF1501 domain-containing protein translates to MDCSENRLLTSRRGLLLGGASFAAWAYLPKFARAADGRDPRLIVVILRGALDGLSTVAPVGDPDYAGLHGSIALAADGAHPAIMLDTFFALHPAMPEFARMYRDKHAAVIHAVATPYRDRSHFDGQDVLESGYAGPGRVQSGWLNRALEALPRGERVSSGLAVGPTTPLVLRGNAPTVGWAPVALPQADDDTAMRLVDLYRHRDPALASALSQGLQLEKAASGDDMKRKPGNAVMQMRQVARGAAKLMAADDGPRIAALAFDGWDTHANEGGPVGRLAFLLGGLDGALAEFESGLGERWRDTVVVVATEFGRTARINGTDGTDHGTATIALLAGGAVKGGRVISDWPSLKLANLHEGRDLKPTTDLRSVIKGVLQGQFGLSDRVLAETVFPDSAAARPMKGLVV, encoded by the coding sequence ATGGATTGCAGCGAGAACCGGCTCCTCACCTCGCGTCGCGGCCTTTTGCTCGGCGGCGCCTCCTTCGCGGCCTGGGCTTACTTGCCGAAATTCGCCCGCGCGGCGGACGGGCGCGATCCCCGACTGATCGTGGTGATCCTGCGCGGCGCGCTCGATGGGCTCTCGACCGTCGCGCCGGTCGGCGATCCCGACTATGCCGGCCTGCACGGATCGATCGCGCTTGCAGCGGATGGCGCGCACCCTGCGATCATGCTCGACACCTTCTTCGCGCTGCATCCGGCGATGCCGGAATTCGCGCGCATGTATCGCGACAAGCATGCTGCGGTGATCCACGCCGTCGCGACGCCCTATCGCGACCGTTCGCATTTCGACGGCCAGGACGTGCTCGAAAGCGGCTATGCCGGTCCGGGCCGCGTGCAGTCCGGCTGGCTCAACCGCGCCCTCGAAGCGCTGCCGCGCGGCGAGCGCGTGTCGAGCGGTCTTGCGGTCGGCCCCACCACGCCGCTGGTGCTGCGCGGCAATGCTCCGACCGTCGGCTGGGCGCCGGTCGCGCTGCCGCAGGCCGATGACGACACCGCCATGCGGCTCGTCGATCTCTATCGCCATCGCGATCCCGCGCTGGCCTCAGCCCTGTCGCAAGGCCTCCAGCTCGAAAAGGCCGCGAGCGGCGACGACATGAAACGCAAGCCCGGCAATGCGGTCATGCAGATGCGGCAGGTGGCGCGCGGCGCTGCCAAGCTGATGGCCGCCGACGATGGCCCGCGCATCGCGGCGCTCGCCTTCGACGGCTGGGACACGCATGCCAATGAAGGCGGCCCGGTCGGTCGCCTCGCCTTCCTGCTCGGCGGGCTCGACGGCGCGCTCGCCGAGTTCGAAAGCGGCCTCGGCGAGCGCTGGCGCGACACCGTCGTCGTGGTCGCAACAGAGTTCGGCCGCACCGCGCGCATCAACGGCACCGACGGTACCGACCACGGCACCGCCACCATCGCGCTGCTGGCCGGCGGCGCGGTGAAGGGTGGCCGCGTGATCTCCGACTGGCCCAGCCTCAAGCTCGCCAATCTCCACGAAGGCCGCGACCTCAAGCCCACCACCGATCTACGCTCCGTGATCAAGGGCGTGCTGCAGGGCCAGTTCGGCCTGTCCGATCGCGTGCTGGCCGAGACGGTGTTTCCCGACAGCGCCGCAGCACGGCCGATGAAGGGGCTGGTGGTTTGA
- a CDS encoding DUF559 domain-containing protein: protein MRGQDEKSIRLARRLRVDQTDAETVLWHRIRNRRVNGNKFVRQEPIIGYICDFVCREKRLIVEVDGGQHNESTADAIRDERLREKGYKVLRFWNNDVLGNIEGVLTIIQSELAEAAPHPTLSP from the coding sequence ATGCGTGGCCAAGATGAGAAGTCCATCCGACTCGCACGACGACTGCGGGTCGATCAAACGGATGCTGAGACAGTCCTCTGGCATCGCATCCGCAATCGGCGAGTCAACGGGAACAAGTTCGTGAGACAAGAGCCGATCATCGGCTATATCTGTGATTTCGTGTGCCGCGAGAAGCGTCTCATCGTCGAAGTCGACGGTGGTCAGCACAATGAATCGACAGCAGATGCCATCCGGGATGAACGCTTGAGAGAGAAAGGTTACAAAGTACTTCGCTTCTGGAACAATGACGTGCTCGGGAATATTGAAGGCGTTCTCACCATAATTCAGAGCGAACTCGCGGAGGCGGCCCCTCACCCCACCCTCTCCCCGTAA
- a CDS encoding antibiotic biosynthesis monooxygenase, producing MYIAMNRFRVAKGSETAFEQVWLTRDTHLDKVPGFIEFHLLRGPELEDHTLYASHTVWANHAAFEAWTKSEAFRAAHHRAGDNKPLYLGHPQFEGFEVMQTVGRGTK from the coding sequence ATGTACATCGCCATGAATCGCTTCCGCGTCGCCAAGGGTTCGGAGACCGCGTTCGAGCAGGTCTGGCTCACCCGCGACACCCATCTCGACAAGGTGCCGGGCTTCATCGAGTTTCATCTGCTCAGGGGACCCGAGCTCGAGGACCATACGCTGTACGCCTCGCACACCGTATGGGCGAACCACGCGGCGTTCGAGGCCTGGACCAAGTCGGAGGCGTTTCGCGCGGCGCATCACCGGGCCGGCGACAACAAGCCGCTCTATCTCGGTCATCCGCAGTTCGAAGGGTTTGAGGTGATGCAGACGGTGGGACGCGGCACGAAGTAG
- a CDS encoding aldo/keto reductase, with product MEIRNLGASGLRVSAVGIGCNNFGQRTDLETSRKVIHRALDLGITLFDTADIYAGMGGSETVLGTVLGDRRKDIVLATKYSKPMATDGSKQGASRRYIMNAVEASLKRLKTDYIDLYQQHDYDPLTPMEETLRALDDLIRQGKVRYIGNSNFPAWRIAEAEFTARAMNVSRFVSCQDEYSLVVRDIEKDLLPAAQEYRLGLLPFFPLASGLLTGKYQRGAAAPADTRFTKAPALRDRYATPRNEDMVEKLQAFAKARGHTMLELAFSWLAARPQVSSVIAGATRVEQVEQNVKAIAWQLSAEDLAEIDGITKA from the coding sequence ATGGAAATTCGCAATCTCGGCGCCTCCGGCCTGCGCGTCTCTGCGGTCGGGATCGGCTGCAACAATTTCGGCCAGCGCACGGATCTGGAGACCTCGCGCAAGGTGATCCATCGTGCACTCGATCTCGGCATCACGCTGTTCGACACCGCGGACATCTATGCGGGCATGGGCGGATCGGAGACCGTGCTGGGCACCGTGCTCGGCGATCGCCGCAAGGACATCGTGCTCGCTACCAAATATTCCAAGCCGATGGCGACCGACGGCAGCAAGCAGGGCGCCTCGCGCCGCTACATCATGAACGCAGTCGAAGCGAGCCTGAAGCGGCTCAAGACCGACTACATCGATCTCTACCAGCAGCATGACTACGATCCGCTGACGCCGATGGAAGAGACGCTGCGCGCGCTCGACGATCTGATCCGCCAGGGCAAGGTCCGCTACATCGGCAATTCCAACTTCCCGGCATGGCGCATCGCGGAAGCCGAGTTCACCGCCCGTGCGATGAATGTCAGCCGTTTCGTCTCCTGCCAGGACGAATACAGCCTCGTCGTCCGCGACATCGAGAAGGACCTGTTGCCCGCCGCGCAGGAATACAGACTGGGCCTGTTGCCGTTCTTCCCGCTGGCAAGCGGGCTGCTCACCGGCAAATACCAGCGCGGCGCAGCAGCGCCCGCCGACACGCGCTTTACGAAGGCGCCAGCGCTGCGCGACCGCTACGCGACGCCGCGCAACGAGGACATGGTCGAAAAGCTCCAGGCCTTTGCCAAAGCGCGCGGCCACACCATGCTCGAGCTTGCCTTCTCCTGGCTCGCGGCGCGCCCGCAAGTGTCGAGCGTGATCGCAGGCGCCACCCGCGTCGAGCAGGTCGAGCAGAACGTCAAGGCGATCGCCTGGCAACTCAGCGCCGAGGACCTCGCCGAGATCGACGGCATCACCAAGGCCTGA
- a CDS encoding GNAT family N-acetyltransferase, translating into MSLTVRSVTRQDHDQWLPLWDGYNAFYGRSGPTALAPEITRMTWQRFFDAYEPVHALVAESEGRLLGLTHYLFHRSTTAIEPSCYLQDLFTLEAARGKGVASALIYGVYEQAKLAGSPRVYWQTHETNLTAQSLYDKVAERSGFIVYRKLF; encoded by the coding sequence ATGTCGCTCACCGTTCGCTCCGTCACACGGCAGGACCACGATCAATGGCTGCCGCTGTGGGACGGCTACAATGCCTTCTACGGTCGCTCCGGCCCGACCGCGCTCGCACCCGAGATCACGCGCATGACGTGGCAGCGCTTCTTCGATGCCTACGAGCCCGTGCATGCGCTGGTCGCCGAGAGCGAGGGCCGGCTGCTCGGGCTGACGCACTATCTGTTCCACCGCAGCACGACGGCGATCGAGCCGTCCTGCTATTTGCAGGACCTGTTCACGCTCGAAGCCGCGCGCGGCAAGGGCGTCGCCTCGGCGCTGATCTACGGCGTGTACGAACAGGCAAAGCTCGCGGGTTCGCCGCGCGTTTATTGGCAGACGCACGAGACCAATCTCACGGCACAGAGCCTCTACGACAAGGTCGCGGAACGCTCCGGCTTCATCGTCTACCGCAAGCTGTTCTGA
- a CDS encoding PAS-domain containing protein: MRFGWRAISGPALTAAITLLALLFDKSLTVPSPAPLFVCIVAVAGSLSGFASAATSAAIAVIGAALFLFNHGAVPGITAVDLARLGLLAMTAVGTAAITGLMRERLLEAFAAERRNHVTAARLSAALDQVDIGIVLLDAETRAEFINRAFRDYFALPDAKADGKPPFIALMYHGRDTGAFELPEDELSAFIAQRMEMVRIGDATPININLANGEVLRFVCTALPDGGRMLSYTPVTDLVRHTDTPAQADYYRSLRDPSGRKLIRYLRVAE, encoded by the coding sequence ATGCGGTTCGGATGGCGTGCGATCTCCGGTCCGGCGCTGACGGCAGCGATCACGCTGCTGGCGCTCCTGTTCGACAAATCCCTGACCGTCCCCTCGCCCGCGCCGCTGTTCGTCTGCATCGTCGCCGTTGCTGGCTCGCTGTCGGGCTTCGCCTCCGCCGCGACCAGCGCGGCGATCGCAGTGATCGGCGCGGCGCTGTTCCTCTTCAATCATGGCGCCGTTCCCGGCATCACTGCGGTCGATCTCGCCCGGCTCGGCCTTCTGGCGATGACGGCGGTCGGCACCGCCGCCATCACGGGGCTGATGCGTGAGCGCCTGCTCGAGGCGTTCGCCGCCGAGCGTCGCAACCACGTCACCGCCGCCCGCCTGTCGGCGGCGCTCGACCAGGTCGATATCGGCATCGTGCTGCTCGATGCCGAGACCCGCGCCGAGTTCATCAACCGCGCCTTCCGCGACTATTTTGCGCTGCCCGATGCCAAGGCCGACGGCAAGCCGCCGTTCATCGCGCTGATGTATCACGGCCGCGACACCGGTGCGTTCGAGCTGCCGGAGGACGAGCTCAGCGCCTTCATCGCCCAGCGCATGGAGATGGTACGGATCGGCGACGCCACGCCGATCAACATCAACCTCGCCAATGGCGAGGTGCTGCGCTTCGTCTGCACTGCGCTGCCCGACGGCGGGCGGATGCTGAGCTACACGCCGGTGACCGACCTCGTGCGTCACACCGACACGCCGGCACAGGCCGACTATTACCGCTCGCTGCGCGATCCCTCCGGCCGCAAGCTGATCCGGTACCTGCGCGTCGCCGAGTAG
- a CDS encoding glutathione S-transferase family protein, which translates to MYKLYSMQRSGNSYKVRLALALLNLPYEAIEVDILRGESRTPEFLAKNPSGQVPLLEVGDGRYLAESNAILWYVAVGTPLAPENRIERAEALQWMFFEQHALEPNIGAAYFWLSLVRGGRDLQTHALEDWMERGYGALQVMDNHLRSNAYFAARQLTVADIALYGYTHLADRCDFDLSTFPAIRDWLKRVEETPGFVTMDWRPADIDDPASIAAGA; encoded by the coding sequence ATGTACAAGCTCTACTCGATGCAGCGCTCCGGCAACAGCTACAAGGTCCGCCTTGCGCTGGCGCTGCTGAACCTGCCCTATGAAGCAATCGAGGTGGACATTCTGCGCGGCGAGAGCCGCACGCCGGAGTTTCTGGCGAAGAATCCGTCCGGACAGGTGCCGCTGCTCGAGGTCGGCGACGGCCGCTACCTCGCCGAGTCCAACGCCATCCTCTGGTACGTCGCCGTCGGCACGCCGCTCGCGCCGGAGAACCGCATCGAGCGCGCCGAGGCGCTGCAATGGATGTTCTTCGAGCAGCACGCGCTCGAGCCGAACATCGGGGCGGCCTATTTCTGGCTGTCGCTGGTCAGGGGCGGGCGCGACCTGCAGACCCACGCGCTGGAGGACTGGATGGAGCGCGGCTATGGCGCGCTGCAGGTGATGGACAATCATCTCAGGAGCAACGCCTATTTCGCCGCGCGCCAGCTCACGGTCGCCGACATTGCGCTATACGGCTACACTCACCTCGCCGATCGTTGCGACTTCGACCTCTCGACCTTCCCGGCGATCCGGGACTGGCTGAAGCGGGTTGAAGAGACGCCCGGCTTTGTCACAATGGACTGGCGGCCGGCCGATATCGACGATCCCGCCAGCATTGCTGCTGGCGCCTGA
- a CDS encoding pyridoxal phosphate-dependent aminotransferase: MPFLAAALDRVKPSATIAVTDKARALKAAGRNVIGLGAGEPDFDTPANIKLAAIRAIEAGKTKYTAVDGIPELKEAIIAKFQRENGIVYKPNQVIVGTGGKQVLYNALMATINPGDEVIIPAPYWVSYPEMVALAGGEPVPVVCTAATGFKLQAEALERAITPKTKWVILCSPSNPTGAAYTKAELKALTDVLVKHPHVWVMTDDMYEHLVYDDFQFTTVAQVEPKLYDRTLTVNGVSKAYCMTGWRIGYAGGPAQLIKAMATIQSQSTSNPCSIAQWASVEALNGPQDFIPANNKVFKERRDLVVSMLNQANGIECPRPEGAFYVYPSCAGTIGKTAPSGNVISNDEQFVTELLETEGVAVVQGSAFGLGPAFRISYATKTSDLEDACKRIQRFCGNLR; encoded by the coding sequence ATGCCCTTCCTTGCCGCTGCGCTCGACCGTGTGAAGCCGTCCGCGACCATCGCGGTCACGGATAAAGCACGCGCGCTGAAAGCGGCGGGCCGCAACGTCATCGGCCTCGGCGCCGGCGAGCCCGACTTCGACACGCCCGCCAACATCAAGCTGGCGGCGATCCGCGCCATCGAAGCCGGCAAGACCAAGTACACCGCGGTCGACGGCATCCCCGAGCTGAAGGAAGCGATCATCGCGAAATTCCAGCGCGAGAACGGCATCGTCTACAAGCCGAACCAGGTGATCGTCGGCACCGGCGGCAAGCAGGTGCTCTACAACGCGCTGATGGCGACCATCAATCCGGGCGACGAGGTCATCATCCCGGCGCCCTACTGGGTCAGCTATCCCGAGATGGTGGCGCTCGCCGGCGGCGAGCCGGTGCCGGTGGTCTGCACCGCCGCGACCGGCTTCAAGCTCCAGGCCGAGGCGCTCGAGCGCGCGATTACGCCGAAGACCAAATGGGTCATCCTGTGCTCGCCGTCGAACCCGACCGGCGCGGCCTACACCAAGGCCGAGCTGAAGGCGCTCACCGACGTGCTGGTCAAGCATCCCCACGTCTGGGTGATGACCGACGATATGTATGAGCATCTCGTCTACGACGACTTCCAGTTCACCACCGTCGCCCAGGTCGAACCAAAGCTCTACGACCGCACGCTTACCGTGAACGGCGTGTCGAAGGCCTATTGCATGACCGGCTGGCGCATCGGCTACGCCGGCGGCCCGGCCCAGCTCATCAAGGCGATGGCGACCATCCAGTCGCAGTCGACCTCGAACCCGTGCTCGATCGCGCAGTGGGCGTCGGTGGAGGCGCTGAACGGTCCGCAGGACTTCATCCCCGCCAACAACAAGGTGTTCAAGGAGCGCCGCGATCTCGTGGTCTCCATGCTCAACCAGGCGAACGGCATCGAATGCCCGCGGCCCGAGGGCGCGTTCTACGTCTACCCATCCTGCGCCGGCACCATCGGCAAGACCGCGCCGTCGGGCAATGTGATCTCCAACGACGAGCAGTTCGTCACCGAGCTCTTGGAGACCGAAGGCGTCGCCGTGGTGCAGGGTTCGGCCTTCGGCCTCGGTCCGGCTTTCCGCATCTCCTATGCGACCAAGACCTCGGACCTCGAAGACGCCTGCAAACGCATCCAGCGCTTCTGCGGCAATCTGCGCTAA
- a CDS encoding DUF992 domain-containing protein, giving the protein MRRSFLLAGLAVASLVASVACASAQQRMVRVGVLECRGGASIGFVVGSVTNLGCVLRADGVPDDRYVATIRKVGLDIGITQETALAWGVFAPVDRLGPGDLSGNYAGAQGSASVGVGLGGNVLVGGSNNSIALQPLSVQGQVGLNVAAGLESLELRPGR; this is encoded by the coding sequence ATGCGCCGCTCATTTCTCCTTGCCGGGCTCGCGGTCGCGAGCCTCGTTGCCTCCGTCGCTTGTGCCAGCGCGCAGCAGCGGATGGTGCGGGTCGGCGTGCTCGAATGCCGCGGCGGCGCCAGCATCGGCTTCGTGGTGGGATCGGTGACCAATCTCGGCTGCGTCCTGCGCGCCGACGGCGTGCCCGATGATCGCTACGTCGCGACGATCCGTAAAGTCGGCCTCGACATCGGCATCACCCAGGAGACGGCGCTCGCCTGGGGCGTGTTCGCGCCGGTTGACCGCCTCGGCCCCGGCGATCTCTCCGGCAACTATGCGGGTGCGCAGGGTAGCGCATCGGTCGGCGTCGGTCTCGGCGGCAATGTGCTCGTCGGCGGCTCCAACAATTCGATCGCGCTTCAACCGCTTAGCGTACAAGGCCAGGTCGGCCTCAACGTCGCCGCCGGTCTCGAGAGCCTGGAACTGCGCCCGGGTCGCTAA
- a CDS encoding elongation factor G: MGQDVRSPRGPRCIALVGPFQSGKTTLLEAILARTGAIPRAGSVDAGTSVGDASPEARHHKMTVGLTAATTSFMGDSYTFLDCPGSVEFANDMRATLPAVDAAVVVCEADEKKLPQLQIILRELEELKVPRFLFLNKIDRANERVRETLATLQPASRVPLVLRQIPIWKGELIEGFVDLALERAFVYREHKASEVIALEGGDLDREKEARFSMLEKLADHDDALMEQLLEDIQPPRDAVFDDLARELREGLICPVLLGSAARENGVLRLMKALRHEAPGIAETAKRLAAPDGKDALGYVFKTLHSQHGGKLSLTRLIAGHLDDGATLQSSSGGAGRVSGILAVNGAYDTKRAAAEAGDTVALAKLDPVKTGDMVSSGKTQPTALVAAEPTPPVLAASIAASDRKDDVKLGQALARLHEEDPSLAVVMNAQTHDTVLWGQGEMHLRVAVERLRDRFGVNVKSHPPAIGYQETIRKPITQRGRHKKQSGGHGQFGDVVLDIRPLPRGDGFKFAEKVVGGAVPRNYIPAVEEGVVDGLARGPLGFPVTDVQVTLTDGSYHSVDSSDLAFRTAARVGLNEGLPQCQPVLLEPIHVVEIVCPTDATAKINAILSARRGQILGFDTRDGWSGWDCVRAMMPEAEIGELIVELRSATAGAGSFTRTFDHMAEVTGRAADQIIAAHRDAA; this comes from the coding sequence ATGGGACAAGACGTCAGAAGTCCCCGAGGTCCACGGTGCATTGCGCTGGTGGGCCCTTTCCAAAGCGGTAAAACCACTCTTCTTGAAGCAATACTGGCGCGAACGGGCGCAATCCCGCGCGCCGGAAGCGTCGATGCCGGAACTTCCGTCGGCGACGCCAGTCCCGAGGCCCGCCATCACAAGATGACCGTCGGGCTGACTGCCGCCACCACGAGTTTCATGGGCGACAGCTACACCTTCCTCGATTGTCCCGGGTCCGTCGAATTCGCCAACGACATGCGCGCCACGCTGCCCGCGGTCGATGCCGCAGTCGTGGTCTGCGAGGCTGACGAGAAGAAGCTGCCGCAGCTTCAGATCATCCTGCGCGAGCTGGAGGAGCTGAAGGTCCCGCGTTTCCTGTTCCTCAACAAGATCGACCGGGCCAACGAGCGCGTCCGCGAAACGCTCGCAACGCTCCAGCCGGCCTCCCGCGTGCCGCTGGTGCTGCGCCAGATCCCGATCTGGAAGGGCGAGCTGATCGAGGGCTTCGTCGATCTCGCGCTGGAGCGCGCATTCGTCTATCGCGAGCACAAGGCGTCCGAGGTGATCGCGCTCGAAGGCGGCGATCTCGACCGCGAGAAGGAAGCCCGCTTCTCAATGCTGGAGAAGCTCGCCGATCACGACGACGCGCTGATGGAGCAGTTGCTCGAAGACATCCAGCCGCCGCGCGATGCCGTGTTCGACGATCTCGCCCGCGAATTGCGCGAAGGCCTGATCTGTCCGGTGCTGTTAGGTTCCGCCGCGCGCGAGAATGGCGTGCTGCGCCTGATGAAGGCGCTGCGCCATGAGGCGCCCGGCATCGCCGAGACTGCGAAGCGTCTCGCTGCGCCGGACGGCAAGGATGCGCTCGGCTACGTCTTCAAGACGCTGCACTCCCAGCACGGCGGCAAGCTGTCGCTGACGCGACTCATCGCCGGCCATCTCGATGACGGCGCCACGCTGCAATCCTCTTCCGGAGGCGCCGGCCGCGTCTCCGGCATTCTCGCCGTCAACGGCGCCTACGACACCAAGCGTGCCGCGGCGGAAGCCGGTGATACGGTGGCGCTCGCCAAGCTCGATCCGGTCAAGACCGGCGACATGGTCTCGAGCGGAAAGACCCAACCGACGGCCTTGGTCGCCGCAGAACCGACGCCGCCGGTGCTCGCGGCGTCGATTGCGGCGAGCGATCGCAAGGACGATGTGAAGCTCGGACAGGCGCTGGCGCGGCTGCACGAGGAAGATCCCTCGCTCGCCGTCGTGATGAACGCCCAGACCCATGACACCGTGCTATGGGGGCAGGGCGAGATGCATCTGCGCGTTGCGGTCGAGCGCCTGCGCGACCGCTTCGGCGTCAACGTGAAGTCGCATCCGCCCGCGATCGGCTATCAGGAGACCATCCGCAAGCCGATCACCCAGCGGGGCCGGCACAAGAAGCAGTCCGGCGGCCACGGGCAGTTCGGCGACGTCGTGCTCGACATCAGGCCGCTGCCGCGCGGCGACGGCTTCAAGTTCGCCGAGAAGGTGGTCGGCGGCGCCGTGCCGCGCAACTACATCCCGGCGGTGGAAGAGGGTGTCGTCGACGGGCTCGCGCGCGGGCCGCTCGGCTTTCCCGTCACCGACGTGCAGGTGACGCTCACCGACGGCTCCTATCATAGCGTCGACTCCTCCGACCTCGCCTTCCGCACGGCGGCGCGGGTCGGGCTCAACGAAGGCCTGCCGCAATGCCAGCCGGTGCTGCTGGAGCCGATCCACGTGGTCGAGATCGTCTGCCCGACGGACGCCACCGCCAAGATCAACGCGATCCTGTCGGCACGGCGCGGCCAGATCCTCGGCTTCGACACCCGCGACGGCTGGAGCGGCTGGGACTGCGTCCGCGCCATGATGCCGGAGGCCGAGATCGGCGAGCTGATCGTGGAGCTGCGCTCGGCCACCGCCGGCGCCGGCAGCTTCACCCGTACCTTCGACCACATGGCCGAGGTGACCGGGCGCGCCGCCGACCAGATCATCGCCGCACATCGCGACGCGGCGTGA
- a CDS encoding YoaK family protein, with protein MLDSFRNIALACALSALAGYVDGIGFLHLGGLFVSFMSGNSTRLGVSLADAQWWQAAEAFGLIVLFVAGAAAGSLVVLGGGVERQPWLLLSEAVLLAGAALSHAYGLPGLAIAAIVLAMGLENAVFQIDGGAGLGLTYVTGALIKVGQLLAVGLTGGPRWGWAPNLLLWAALVAGSAAGALAYARINLAAIWFAAAAALAIGAVVAAAPRRARA; from the coding sequence ATGTTGGACTCGTTTCGCAATATTGCGCTGGCCTGTGCGCTCAGTGCGCTCGCCGGCTATGTCGATGGCATCGGCTTTCTGCATCTCGGCGGCCTGTTCGTCTCGTTCATGAGCGGCAATTCCACACGATTGGGCGTCAGTCTAGCGGACGCCCAATGGTGGCAGGCCGCCGAGGCGTTCGGGTTGATCGTGCTGTTCGTCGCTGGCGCGGCCGCCGGCAGCCTGGTGGTGCTCGGTGGCGGCGTCGAGCGGCAGCCCTGGCTGCTCCTGAGCGAAGCCGTGCTGCTTGCGGGCGCCGCACTGTCCCACGCCTACGGCCTGCCCGGCCTTGCGATTGCAGCCATCGTGCTCGCAATGGGCCTGGAGAACGCCGTATTCCAGATAGACGGCGGCGCGGGCCTCGGCCTCACCTATGTCACCGGCGCGCTGATCAAGGTCGGTCAATTGCTTGCCGTCGGTCTCACGGGCGGACCGCGCTGGGGCTGGGCGCCCAACCTGTTGCTCTGGGCGGCCCTGGTCGCGGGTTCGGCCGCGGGCGCGCTGGCCTATGCCCGGATCAACCTCGCCGCGATCTGGTTCGCCGCGGCGGCAGCGCTCGCGATTGGCGCCGTCGTCGCCGCCGCCCCGCGACGCGCGCGTGCTTGA
- a CDS encoding shikimate dehydrogenase, whose product MTKAPAACLIGWPAAHSRSPLIHHYWLRTLGIAGGYVIEAVPPEDLRDFVLRLSLRGFVGANVTIPHKEGVLALSTPDARARAVGAANTLWFESGELHSTNTDVEGFINNLDASAPGWDTAEEALVLGAGGSSRAIVFGLLERGVGRVHLANRTIARAEMLATQFGPNVHPIAWDGIDDVLPRAKLLVNTTSLGMHGQPSLDVDVTRLPQAAVVADLVYVPLVTPLLAAAQACGLKTADGLGMLLHQAVRGFELWFGQRPQVTAELRALVEADLTKS is encoded by the coding sequence GTGACCAAGGCTCCCGCAGCTTGCTTGATCGGATGGCCGGCGGCGCATTCGCGCTCACCGCTGATCCATCACTACTGGTTGCGCACGCTCGGCATCGCCGGCGGCTATGTCATCGAGGCGGTGCCGCCCGAGGATCTGCGCGACTTCGTGCTGCGGCTGTCGCTGCGTGGCTTCGTCGGCGCCAACGTCACCATCCCGCACAAGGAGGGCGTGCTGGCGCTCTCGACGCCCGACGCTCGCGCCAGGGCAGTCGGTGCCGCCAACACGCTATGGTTCGAGAGTGGCGAGTTGCATTCGACCAACACCGATGTCGAGGGCTTCATCAACAATCTCGACGCCAGCGCACCCGGTTGGGACACGGCCGAGGAGGCGCTGGTGCTGGGCGCCGGCGGTTCCTCGCGCGCGATCGTGTTCGGCCTGCTCGAACGCGGCGTCGGTCGCGTTCATCTCGCCAATCGCACCATTGCCCGCGCCGAGATGCTTGCAACGCAGTTCGGGCCGAACGTGCATCCCATTGCGTGGGATGGGATCGACGACGTTCTGCCGCGGGCAAAATTGCTGGTGAACACGACCTCGCTCGGCATGCACGGCCAGCCCTCGCTCGACGTTGATGTGACACGCCTGCCGCAGGCTGCCGTGGTCGCGGATCTCGTCTATGTTCCACTGGTCACGCCGCTGCTCGCGGCCGCGCAGGCGTGCGGGCTGAAGACCGCGGACGGGCTCGGCATGCTGCTGCATCAGGCGGTGCGCGGCTTCGAGTTGTGGTTCGGCCAAAGGCCGCAGGTGACAGCGGAACTGCGCGCGCTGGTCGAGGCCGATCTCACAAAATCTTGA